A genomic region of Chionomys nivalis chromosome 12, mChiNiv1.1, whole genome shotgun sequence contains the following coding sequences:
- the Nkx2-6 gene encoding homeobox protein Nkx-2.6, translating to MLLSPITSTPFSVDHILRLEREPNEADAKTLSQWEFPKNLEKPQYLIMGPESGGLEGGDWAQAGSDPLRCPWETVVEMEPDTPPRATSTLGAGNPRMERGAGNGGDSVHRGDLEAARTRQRRKPRVLFSQTQVLTLERRFKLQRYLSAPEREHLASALQLTSTQVKIWFQNRRYKCKRQRQDQTLELTGHTLTPRRVAVPVLVLDGKPCQGPDAPAFPGPYAATAPHSCFGGYSGPSYSASYAGRYTGVGPGPLTPLASSGFSPGVPSSVPQGHLPATLQRVAAW from the exons ATGCTGCTGAGCCCGATCACCTCCACTCCCTTCTCCGTAGACCACATCCTCAGGTTGGAGCGTGAGCCGAACGAAGCCGACGCCAAGACTCTGTCACAATGGGAGTTTCCTAAGAACCTAGAAAAGCCTCAGTACCTAATAATGGGCCCGGAATCCGGAGGGTTAGAGGGTGGTGACTGGGCACAAGCTGGCTCAGACCCTCTTCGGTGCCCCTGGGAGACAGTCGTGGAGATGGAGCCAG ACACTCCCCCGCGCGCGACCTCCACGCTTGGAGCTGGGAACCCGAGGATGGAGCGCGGTGCGGGCAACGGCGGCGACAGTGTACACCGAGGCGACCTGGAGGCGGCCAGGACGCGGCAGCGGCGGAAACCCCGCGTGCTGTTCTCGCAGACCCAGGTGCTGACCCTGGAGCGCCGCTTCAAACTGCAGCGGTACCTGTCTGCGCCGGAGCGCGAGCATCTGGCCAGCGCGCTGCAGCTCACGTCCACGCAGGTCAAGATCTGGTTCCAAAACCGGCGCTACAAGTGCAAGAGGCAGCGCCAGGACCAGACCCTGGAACTGACGGGCCACACGCTAACACCGCGCCGGGTGGCAGTGCCGGTACTGGTGCTGGATGGCAAGCCCTGCCAGGGTCCCGACGCCCCCGCGTTCCCGGGTCCCTACGCGGCCACTGCTCCCCATTCTTGCTTTGGGGGCTACTCCGGGCCTTCTTATAGTGCTAGCTACGCGGGCCGCTACACAGGCGTCGGTCCCGGGCCACTCACACCACTGGCCAGCTCTGGCTTCAGCCCAGGTGTCCCGAGTTCTGTCCCACAGGGTCATCTGCCCGCCACGCTACAAAGAGTCGCGGCCTGGTGA